AGCAGCTAAGTATAGTGATCTCAAAATGAAAGTTTTCggcaaaatatttgtaaatgctCCAATAGGAAAATCTGTGTTTATAAACTGAAAATAGAGGCGGGCTGTGTAACTGAACCAACCAAAGAAAAAAAGTTACAGAAATGGAACGTTTTTTAGTCtatggttttttttatttggtttttggaAATTGCGAATCGCAACATTTCTTTGCATTAATGCTCGACGGTCGTTGTCATTGAATTTTATTCCTATAATAATTAATGGTTTTTATAAACATTCTGTGTAATTAATATAGTAACTAATATAGACACAAGATTAAGATACGTACTCCATTGTGAAAAGTGAAATGGCCGCCGAGGTGCCTGTTTGTGATGTACTTTGCGAGGCGATGGAATATTTATCCAAACTCGGCACTAATTTACGAACACGATCCGAAAGTCTGAAGGAAAAGAGAATtagtaaaaataagttaagaaaTGCGCATGCCGTTCATAAAGCCGCCCAAAAAGTGCTTCTTATATGTGAATTGTCTAAAAGATCGCTGGAGAATGTTGAAACCGGAGTGCGAAAAGTTCTGTCTATAGTGAACGCATCTCAGGCGGACACCGGTAAAGGCGGGAAAAACATTGATGTGAAAAATCATGAAACCAAtgataagttttattattttgaacatgACTCATTTAAATTGCGCGTATCCAAGAAAGTTCCAGTGAAGCATTTTAGGAGTGTTAAAGTGCTTGCCAAAAGAATGCCTGTCTCCATGCAAGAAAAATATCCTGTATATTACGATTGTAAACTTAAGCAACAGAGAAAAAAACAATGTCGAAAACTGTTTGAAGAAGAGCAAGAAGTAACTTCAAAGAGGAGATTATCAACATGTAGTCCTCGCAAAAATCATATTAACAGTAAGTCTCAAGATAGTCAAGAAGATACAAATGAAGTTGTTTTGTCTGATGCAAGTGAATCTAATAAATGTAGTAAAGATGAGAAGTCTAGGAGAAAAAGTACTGTTATTAACATGCAGAAAATATCCCTAGATGAAAAAACGGCGGATGCTACTTCTGCCGAGGCAGTAGAAAATGAAGATGAAAATTCCATAAGTGAGAAGAGTAAGAATGAACAAACGAGTATCAAATTAGtttattcacaaacaaaaactagACCAGCAAGTGCTCAAGGTAAAGAAGATTCGTCAGTATCAGAACTAATTGAATCTTTTGCAAATGTTGCTAAAGTCGATGATAAAAAAGCTACCCAAAGTAGTgataaaaaacaagaaaaagaaaaggaaGCAAACATTGTGAGGAAGAAGTTTAGTAAGATCAAAATTGTTGATGATAGCTCAGACAGTGAGAACTCTGTGAAAGATAAATCTAAGGATTCCACTCAAACTAAAATACAGTCTGATAAAGAAGATAATGAGGAAACGGTAACAGAACCTAAatctaaaaaaagtaaatactgTGAAAATGATAGTGACTCTAAGAGTAAGGCAGAATTAGATAATAATTCAATACGAACAGATAATAGTGAAAATGATTCTAAACCTTTAATAAGATGTGTAAATATAACTAAGCTACTTAAACCTGACGTAGCTGGTATATTGAATGGCAAGCAACAGAGAACAAGCAAACCACAACTAGCCAAAAAAATGGGAATGTGTGCCAGTAAgaataacaacaaacaaaaggACCTAAGACAGTATATAAACGTAAATAATGATTCAGATGAAGAATTTTGgacacaaaaaagaaaagaagtcAAGTTATTTAAACCTAAGAAGTTAACTATAGATATAAATAAGTTACCTGCTTTTACTGAAAAATTTTTGCTTTGTCATAAACTCCAAAAAATTATACAAGGCAGCAAAATCATTTATGAGTTAccaaaagtaaataacaaagaaaCTGAGCAGAAAGTGGACAATATAAATGAGGTTAAAAATGCTCTGCTTATTGAATCTGGATCTGAAGACAATGAGAGTATGTCAAATGAGGTGCGGAATGTCATAAACTCACTTCTTAACGATTCTGATTCTGAATTAAAAGATGAAGCTACTCAAAATAGTAAAACAGATAGTGAAAAAACTAGTCAAATGAATTGTGATCAATTAATAGATCCAGCAGCAATAAAAGATGCACTTCTAAATGAATCTGATccagaaaataatgaaaacactGATGTAACTAAAAATACAACCAGTGATACCATTACCACAGAAAATGAAAAAGATGCTGACAGAATTAAAAGTTCTTTGCTGAATGACTCAGATTCTGATTGCAATCATAAAGATGACAAGACTAATTCAAAACCTGATGACAAGCATTCTGACTCTAATGCTCCAGACGAATCAACACTAGTTCCTAAAATAAAGTCATCTCTTTTACATGATTCGTCTGATGCTGGTTCAGAGTCAACAATGATAAAAAGGAAGAAGAGAAAATTAAGTAGGACCAAGAAAAAGCATGGCTTGAAAAGTATGCAAGCTAAAAAGACGCTCTTAAATCATTCATTAAGTTCAGATGATGAAGAGCATTCTCAGGAGCTTGATGCAGCTTCTAAAAAACGCAATTATAAAGTTAGACGGAAATCGCGTATTTCAAGTTCCTCTTCTGGCAAGGATAATCTAAATTCTAACTCAAAGGATACAGGCAAAAGCGACAGGTCATCAGGAGAGGATAACAGTACTGACAAGCTTGATGAACATTCAGATTCCAGAGTTAGCAAGGTTAGGACATAAGTATACTAATTCatagttataaaatataagaaCATACCTAATAAAAGTACACTGTATTGCcatttttatccttttgaaATGTTATAGATAGCAAGCAATTGCATTTATAGTTTTAAGTGAGTTAACATTCATGTCTACTGGTGTAACAATATCTGTTTTAGGATAAATACGTTCTGTATGATTGTGCATTAATAGACATTTTAGCAATTAAATGCTGAATGAAATAATTGGAGTTTTCTTTTCGCACAAATCAGATCACGAATCAGACAGATCATTTTAATTACTCTcctaatttttttgtaaagtcaAGGAATAAACATTCTTAAATTACAATGAATAATGTCAATTTGTAAACTAACAATTTAAATCTAACCATGTTTATTCTCCATGCTCTGCCATAGCTTCTTTTAAATACAAAGCAAAGGTATTAAAcatggtaaaaataattaattacagatGGTACGCTCTAAAGCAAAACCCAGTGGGAGCAGCGGCCAGAATTCAGACAACCAAGATGCAAGGGACAAAGAAATTGATGGGTAAATATTCAGTTAAAGAAAGGGTGAGAAATCCAGGATTATTTTGGGTCCTGCAAAACTAAATATTCGCATCTGTATTGCCGTTATGCACGTTTATAGCCGAAAATCATGGGTATACAGAAATCACTTAACTACTCTTTGGTGGTAGTGCATATTCAATTGCATAAGTAGTTGTGGCCTATCTATATATGAGAGTCCTATGAGAATAGGGTAACCTATTCTCATCATCCTACTcagtatctatactaatattataaagctgaagagtttgtttgtttgtttgtttgaacgcgctagtctcaggaactactggtccgatttgaaaatttctttcagtgttagaagcccatttatcgaggaaggctataggctacttttgacgtgataacgtcttataaatcgatggagccggctgcacgcacgaaaaaacatgactcatgcgtcgttacctcgctctgaggcgttccgtttaaggcttgtagtgcaagcgagagcacgcaacgagcgacaaagaggcacgatcggcctccgcgttcggcagcgttcgacaactgacgatcaatttcttatgacgttgtcacgttcgactatcatcagtaaaccgactttacagacaaccgttttttatccggtacgggaagtagttcccacgggatgcgggtgaaaccgctggcagaagctagtattatctATGTCCATAAACAATTTTCAAGTTTCACTGTGCCAAAGAAACTGTCACATATTCAATACTGATGGATTGGTATTGCTAGTTTGTTTATTACTAGTAAAATTTGTTAGGAAGCTCATTTTACTGAAATACAATAATAGATTTCTATTATTAAGTGTAGCATTTTATATCAGTATTGGAGTTGAGTGGTATTTTATGATGGCATGGGAGTGTGATGCTGTTAATAATCATGGCTTAGGGCTGGGAGTTCACTTGCACCATATTCACATGTTAGTGGTTCATTTATGGCCGTTCGCAATATTGTATCTATCTGTGGTTTTACTTACTAGAGGTAGAATTTCagcattagccccatacaagtaatgtcaaatgcCTATATAGAATATTGATAACGGCGGTTAATCAAAACCTAAcagtaattttacttaaaaggCAACATTGACCACAGATTTGGCAAAAAATCTAACATTTttgggaaatcggttaaaaactgCATTTACATTGAACACTGGGTATGGTTGAAAATGAATCACACACAAACGCAGCTTGTGACCTGTGTTCAGGCTTGCGTGAAATAAGCTTGCGAACCTGTGGGGTATCTAGCTTGCGCTTATGATATCTACCTAGCCTCTACTCTCGTAACAGGTAGGTATAGctacagttaaaaaaaatcaagaaaCCTACACGCCTACGTCCATTCATGAAATGGATAACCAAGATATATTTGAGTACCCTTGAAATATGAGAGATTTGCATGCTTTCAAAACGTGAAAGAAATGTACAGTTAGCAATAATAAAAGTCCATACACAAGCAACTAAAATCTGAAATTCCAAACATCAGCTTGTAATTCTTccatgtcatcatcctccgagcctttttcccaactatgttggggtcggcttccagtccaacctgattcagctgagtaccagtgctttgcaaggggcgactgcctatctgacctcctcaacccagttacccgggaaacccgataccagacttactggcttctgactacccgtaatgactgccaaggatgttcaacgagagccgggacctacagtttatcgtgccatccgaaacacagtcaatggtctctaatatatgtatacttagaaagtacataagtacaaacctagaaaagttgcattggtacttgcctgacctgggatcgaaccggcgccctcatacttgagaggttggtcctttatcCACCACTAGGCCACAGATACATACGGCATTTTAGTGTACCTACAGGTATTTTGTGACAACGTTAATggttttttgttgttgctaTCCTACACTATACAACCGATCTCACCAGAACATAGACAAATAAAAATCCATCATTCGATACGATATTCGTTATAATAACGAgatactagccattttcccgcggtttcactcgcgtcccgtaggaatTACTGCCCTTAAGgggataaaaatagcctatgtttctCGGGAAgaatagctttccaacagtgaaagaatttttcaaatcggttcaatagtttcggagctcTTGTATACagtacaaacaatttttttctttattatataaagTAGATATTCAGCTCTAAAGTTACAACCTCATTTGTAGACTAACAGACTTGAGTAGTTTAAATAAACCACATCGACGGCGCGACCCATCGTCGAACAACACTGGCAGTCGGAGCTCTGCGAGGAAGAATAACAAATCAAATTCCACGCCAGTACTGGGTGAAGACTTGCTGCAGGCTGCCAGCAGCTCTGAAGTTTCCGAAGATGATAATGTCATAGAAGAAGGTAGATACtacaatttatagtaaaatttgTTGTTAAACTACGTAATCACCTCTTGTTTtgattaaagagcatgcaacaACTAATTTTGATTTCTGATACTTATacagtctgcccgtgaccatggatgatgtaaaggatccgaaacgtcgggattaaagacagttttcatagaaaaatatattttcttttaatttcttggaaaagacaataaaaatgaaatgtatGTTTCAAGCTGAGATATATATATTTCATTCAAAATACACTGCTTCTTCCAGATTTGCCTGCAGTAACAATACCAGGACTCAATGGTGATAGCATCAGTCACTTAGCTAAAGATGACTTGCTGGGTGACAGTGATTCTTCAGTCGCACCTGAGAAAGAACCCAGTGAACATGAGGtattactgtatttttattcatattttctacaatatttaattataatgaaatgtatatttaaatatctgTATATTTCACAGGAAACCCAAAATGGTGAAGAGTCAGATGAGGAAAAGTAAGTTTAGTAATagcctaaaattaaataagaaattgTCCCTTATAATGAGCTTAAGAGAcctttacatatacatattacattacTTTAAATAACTTGGTCAGTCAGAACTTAGCTGACACTTAGCTTACATGTTACACCATcaaattattatcaattttattaaaaaaatcatataaaattaaatttcatttaattcaCAGTGTACAATTAAAACGGCAACGCAAACAGAACGCGATATCATCCGACTCGGAAGGCGGGACCTCGAATCGTAAACAAATTGACGAGGATGTCCGAGTCAGCGACTTTGAAGACTCGGAAGACGAAAGCTCCGAGTCCGCTAAGCGCAAGCGGAAGAAGAAAGGCTCGGAAAGCGATGGGTCTGTGGAGTCTGGGAATGATGGAGGGTAAGGATTATGATGTTCTAAATTTGAAATTTGAATTGGTCCGCTGCTCATCcagtttgtctgtctgtcttttcggCTTTCACATCATAGATATTGAACTCATGTTATTCATAATTGTATGGTACAGATTGTCTAGAGCCAGTAAAATAACATAGGTTTTATATTATCCGGGTGTGGGAAGTAGTTTCTTCGGGGAGAGGGTAGAACAATGGGGGACAGCTAATTTATACTAGAGCGTGTTGTAACTTATTTTGTTCCAACACTTCAAATTGACAAATTAattcttgttttgtttgcaGTAAAAAGAAACGTCGACGTATAAAACAAGTGAAAGACAGCGATGCATCTGGATCGGACACAGAAAATGAAGGAAGGAATAAACATGGCAGGAAGAATATACGTAAGGTAAACTTACTCATACATTTACAGATTACCTATAACAATAAATGACACTTTAGAGTCTAGagtaaaaagttttgtttttatattatgacTAGAGTTATATCGTCACCATGAAGGTTGgtcattatttcaaaattattgttacatcaaatgacccttccctcTGTGGGttcagcgtgagggagtatctgactaaaactcaccaTGGTGCTTCTTCAGCCCTTTGTGGACcacggccgcggtaactttttccTGGATTAGGAGAATACTAActattaatttgtattacagGTCATGGGTAAGAATCAATTGGAGGAGGCAACTAAAAAGGCAGCGcgcgaagaaaaagagagaatGGCTCGTATTACGGAAAGACAGAAATTGGTAAGCATAAATATGTACTTCAACAATTGAAACTTTTTTCTCTCCATTTCTTTTCATATAGTGTTGCTAATCTGAAGTTAGCTATTTAACGATTCGAGTTTCCGCAGTAATgttttgttcatacattttaaCTACTGAGAAGTAACAGCAGCTTATTTCGAGAGGCCAAGCTCCTCGACGAGAGGTGTAGTACCATTGAAAGatgttatcaaaatatattatcttCTATTAGTTTGAATGACTTTAGGTTGTTGATTAAAGCAATGAAGACTATTTCAGCAATGATATCATGAATCCCCTTCATTAACGTtatctcaaaagggcttcagcgtttTATTTTCGGCCCCACGTCAACAAAACCAAAATACTACCTCTATATACCTACTCTATcgagatatacaaaatatcatGAACTAGAAAACTtgattatatttagaaaatacaaaaatgtttatttcgttaacaaaaatcatacaataatattgtgattTGAGCCTTCTTTTAAGCAGATTAAAGTCTGTAGCAGAAGACTCCGTTCTTCCGTAACTAAGGAAAACACttcaaaataatacatataatgttAGACGAAAACATGAGCTAGCTACAATTTAATGTTCATACACTTTTTCTTTCACAGTACAATAACTTGGACTTTGACGAATCTGGCAAACCAGATGAAGTGGTTCTGGAGAAGGTGGTCTTGGATTTCGATCCTGAAACAAAAGAACCTCTGATCGAGGTCGATAGGGGACTTGTTAAAAAACTGAAACCACATCAGGTAAATATTTTCAACCTATAGGTATAATTGAGttactaaaacaatatttgcaAATGTCAGGGTCGTTTGCAAGAGAGCAAATATTTTCTCAGAAAAAGTACAGTAATTTGATAAATATGGAACAGCAAATGGTAATAAAATGGCATGTTTTATTAATGCGAACACCTGTCTGTGTTGACTTTATTTCTAACTGTTATTGTCATTCCTTGAGAGAGAATGCTTATTTACTTTAAACTAAACTTCTCACCTTGACATGACATATCTGATTTTGTTTCTTGCAGTATTGAAACCAGATAATAGTTATTCTGTGTCTCCCTGTCTTGCTACTGAAGTTAATTTTAATCTTCGATTCAAATTTATTTACACATAATTAAATACCATATTCACacacctaaaattggtttctacTCAAACTCTCGGGCAGTTCGTTCCGTggcgacaaaaagtttggcgagaattATACTAACATTTATATGAATAAAGTTTTTGGTTGTTTTTAGGCGAACGGTATAAAATTCATGTGGGACGCTTGCTTTGAGAGCGTCAAACGTATCAAGAAGGACAAAGGCTCCGGGTGTATACTTGCCCACTGCATGGGTCTGGGTAAAACTTTAcaagtaagtttatttatttgcaaaataaacttatgAGTTTGAATAATGCAAAGCGAAGCAGATAAGTTTTTAAACATTCAGAGGATTCGCGCTCCGTAAGCGAAAGCTGAGTGCATTCATTTGGAGagatttttctataattttttaaattcccaaaataacaaaaaaaaattgttggcGCTCACATATACTGGGCTACATAGAAAAATTGAGACGAGGTTAATCTCTATCTTTCACATAACTTCttcttatacatatataaaaacgaattgctgttcgttagtctgaccaaactcgagaatggcttgactgatttggctttttttttaaatgttcttaGAGGTCTTGGGAAGATTTAAaggatacgaagttcgcggggtATTTTTTAATAACGTGCATATATTCTAGGTGATATCCCTAACCCATACCCTGCTGATCCACGGCAGCCTGACGGGCGTGAACCGAGTGCTGGTGGTGTGTCCGCTGTCCACCGTGCTCAACTGGGTCAACGAGTTCCGCATGTGGCTCAAACATGCACACTCCGAGTTCGAAGTTGATATCTATGAGTTGTCCAGGTAAgatgttaaaattatatggaaaaGGTGTTCATATCCCAatccttttctcaactatgttggggtccagtgtaccagtgtttcacaaggagcgactgtctatctgaccttctcaacccagtcacccgaacaacccaataccccttggtaagactggttgtcagacttactcgcttttgactacctgtaacgactaaCAAGGATGTTCATGGACAGCCCGTGGGGCAAAAATTCCCACGCGACGCGGGTAAAatcgcaggaaaacggctagtgactaaataaatattaacagtaAAGTTTAAGTTACCACATAGATGTTTGTGAATGTTCGTTAACCTGTAATTGGCAACTGTGTAAGCCAACCTTCTTGTGACCCttatattttgttgatttacacacagaagctgttggtgttcctttacaataaataaaataaaaatagcctttattctcTGACCTTATAAAAGTAAAAGCAACAATTTTTCTTAACAAAACTTATAAGCTTATAACTAAATACTATTCtattgacataatattttatttattattaataaataaataaacattgtgaCAGATACAAGCAGAACTCTGAGCGAGCGTTCCAGCTGCAGCAGTGGCTGTCGGGCGGCGGCGTGTGCGTGCTCGGCTACGAGATGTTCCGCAACCTCTCCGCCGACAACAACCGCAAGTTCAAGAAGAAGATGCTCAAGAGCTTCCAGGAGAGTCTCGTCGATCCAGGTCTGTTATACAAAGCTATATTTTGTGGAAAACCCGATTGAACCCCCCAAAACTTTGAAGCGGCATAGCTTAGTCAAGTTTTATAACTATAACACAATAAATACTTTGTAACTATAacatataaaacaaaagtactttttatattttttaagttagttaagttttttttttctctttatttaaaAGTCGTTCCGATGTTTTTAACTCACTGCGTCAGAATGAGGAATGATGTTTTTAGAGTGTATGTTTCAtcataaagatgatttgatgaAAAGGCTATTCACATAAACATAGCTGTTAAATACTTCTTCATGTAATGAATCTGAAGCCTCCAGTTTCGAAACCCTTAGAAAAACCCTTTTGAGTATAGGGCTAATAacttaaaatgaataatttatcCACAGGACCAGATTTGGTGGTTTGCGATGAAGGGCATCTCCTGAAGAACGAGAAGACCAGTCTATCGCAGTCCATGAACAGAGTGAAGACGCGACGCCGCATCGTACTCACCGGCACACCGCTACAAAATAACTTGAAAGAATGTGAGTTTTAGATGCAAATATTATTTGAGTCTGAAAATATAGTGTGTATaactttatctttattataattttttatatttattgaattcgGTGTTTTTATCCAAATCTTCTAGTTGATACGGTTTCTAAAGAGCGTATTTGCACGACATGGTTTTTCTAAGCGAATATTTATGCGCATTTCCTGTGTAAGTAAATAAGATCTTGAACGTTGAATCGCGCTAAGGACTTTTACGTTGAATCGAGCTTGAGATTGCGGCAATGTA
The window above is part of the Helicoverpa zea isolate HzStark_Cry1AcR chromosome 14, ilHelZeax1.1, whole genome shotgun sequence genome. Proteins encoded here:
- the LOC124636576 gene encoding transcriptional regulator ATRX homolog isoform X2 produces the protein MAAEVPVCDVLCEAMEYLSKLGTNLRTRSESLKEKRISKNKLRNAHAVHKAAQKVLLICELSKRSLENVETGVRKVLSIVNASQADTGKGGKNIDVKNHETNDKFYYFEHDSFKLRVSKKVPVKHFRSVKVLAKRMPVSMQEKYPVYYDCKLKQQRKKQCRKLFEEEQEVTSKRRLSTCSPRKNHINSKSQDSQEDTNEVVLSDASESNKCSKDEKSRRKSTVINMQKISLDEKTADATSAEAVENEDENSISEKSKNEQTSIKLVYSQTKTRPASAQGKEDSSVSELIESFANVAKVDDKKATQSSDKKQEKEKEANIVRKKFSKIKIVDDSSDSENSVKDKSKDSTQTKIQSDKEDNEETVTEPKSKKSKYCENDSDSKSKAELDNNSIRTDNSENDSKPLIRCVNITKLLKPDVAGILNGKQQRTSKPQLAKKMGMCASKNNNKQKDLRQYINVNNDSDEEFWTQKRKEVKLFKPKKLTIDINKLPAFTEKFLLCHKLQKIIQGSKIIYELPKVNNKETEQKVDNINEVKNALLIESGSEDNESMSNEVRNVINSLLNDSDSELKDEATQNSKTDSEKTSQMNCDQLIDPAAIKDALLNESDPENNENTDVTKNTTSDTITTENEKDADRIKSSLLNDSDSDCNHKDDKTNSKPDDKHSDSNAPDESTLVPKIKSSLLHDSSDAGSESTMIKRKKRKLSRTKKKHGLKSMQAKKTLLNHSLSSDDEEHSQELDAASKKRNYKVRRKSRISSSSSGKDNLNSNSKDTGKSDRSSGEDNSTDKLDEHSDSRVSKMVRSKAKPSGSSGQNSDNQDARDKEIDGLTDLSSLNKPHRRRDPSSNNTGSRSSARKNNKSNSTPVLGEDLLQAASSSEVSEDDNVIEEDLPAVTIPGLNGDSISHLAKDDLLGDSDSSVAPEKEPSEHEETQNGEESDEENVQLKRQRKQNAISSDSEGGTSNRKQIDEDVRVSDFEDSEDESSESAKRKRKKKGSESDGSVESGNDGGKKKRRRIKQVKDSDASGSDTENEGRNKHGRKNIRKVMGKNQLEEATKKAAREEKERMARITERQKLYNNLDFDESGKPDEVVLEKVVLDFDPETKEPLIEVDRGLVKKLKPHQANGIKFMWDACFESVKRIKKDKGSGCILAHCMGLGKTLQVISLTHTLLIHGSLTGVNRVLVVCPLSTVLNWVNEFRMWLKHAHSEFEVDIYELSRYKQNSERAFQLQQWLSGGGVCVLGYEMFRNLSADNNRKFKKKMLKSFQESLVDPGPDLVVCDEGHLLKNEKTSLSQSMNRVKTRRRIVLTGTPLQNNLKEYYCMVTFVKPNLLGKYNEYLNRFVNPITNGQYTDSTEHDIKIMKRRSHVLHKMLDGAVQRRDYGVLAPFLPPKHEYVLFITLSEVQIKLYQHYLDNYSRRPLPGKSSGFLFPDFQSLQRIWTHPLVLKYNSERYEIMQQKKREREEEESEGSLVDFIDDDSTPEETSTEESSDDLSDMSDDSRKKSKKKKSAKKSKAKESKVGTRRGTRANPGSVEVDEEDQDISEVVEVRNENPTEWWIKLVDDEELDDMRNSHKLVLLFDILRQCEAIGDKLLVFSQSLYSLDLIEHFLGKVDEATQEGRIDEKLGGHVGSWSPGVDYFRLDGSTSCENRSIWCKNFNKEDNPRARLFLISTRAGGLGINLVAANRVVIFDVSWNPSHDVQSIFRVYRFGQKKPCYVYRFLAMGTMEEKIYERQVTKQAISKRVIDEQQIDRHYAENDLAELYKFDAKPDEPRPLPTLPKDRLFAEMLKEHEAQIYKYHEHDSLLENKEEETLSEEERKAAWEDFENEKNRPPPAPFPAAWPMHNGMVPGLLAQQQQQLAYAALAAMLRKDMPNINDNQIRDMLPLIYNSNPGLMQKMSEIYKYTQPGMMNSGMMNPGVMNPAAGGMGGTSGLQYEPPWQRQQQQQQQMRLQQLMQQNQMGAKFYAGGLGSRDPVAMALQQQRAREIMLGGPGAGRPRGRPPLAPRHPPAQAQDVVNLDSD